In a single window of the Rhizoctonia solani chromosome 16, complete sequence genome:
- a CDS encoding SNF2 family amino-terminal protein: MPTTPLAHTPLLFLDNPSMRLDRGPYGIRPFVNNHFRLLCGLRPIRDAEDAKPDNEDIHDSSGIPLEYATLSDGFLLTEEAYKGIPASYQRYFTKPCRELHAQYLAQAIKYASQHCKAASSSNGKSKKRGPSARKAAIQDVDDITQSCISSTAAKCISGHAQFKGAILGMYNWSNGVMGRMADLMRRTLRSPVHAWRDLAMDEPEVNPYSLTIKSSKGVLNKIITQASMELFGTCALTSSTRVPRPGYKAFVRAILERVWERELRRLNRSLVTAAETRDKCKGALETLTPDVAESPTWENLKEASVSLKKYKDLVELTGGEMDESIGKLEKSFEDVWVALGYVRADNGLIRRIKATKKAMLMTEDEMDRAYTNYVELHFPPQKEGVKELTENLANAVSLEEGVNANLLAGSEGSDIGVSEFANTSLDEMFRLLGLSLTMSIPFTSKEYKSQWHQLVAVAVQLKGMFTKQLGEQA, translated from the exons ATGCCGACTACACCGCTTGCCCACACCCCCTTGCTTTTCCTTGACAATCCTTCCATGCGTCTGGACAGAGGGCCTTATGGTATTAGGCCCTTTGTCAACAACCACTTTCGCTTATTATGCGGCCTACGTCCCATCAGAGACGCCGAGGACGCCAAGCCAGACAATGAGGATATTCATGATTCAAGCGGTATTCCATTGGAGTATGCAACACTATCTGACGGGTTCTTGCTTACAGAAGAAGCATATAAGGGCATTCCAGCCAGTTACCAACGATATTTTACCAAGCCATGTCGGGAACTCCATGCTCAATACCTTGCGCAAGCAATCAAATACGCATCTCAGCATTGCAAAGCTGCTTCCAGCTCCAATGGGAAAAGCAAGAAGAGGGGACCAAGTGCTAGGAAGGCCGCAATACAAGACGTAGACGACATCACTCAATCATGCATCAGCAGTACTGCCGCAAAGTGTATTAGTGGCCACGCTCAGTTCAAAGGAGCCATACTTGGAATGTACAATTGGTCCAATGGGGTTATGGGGCGCATGGCGGATCTTATGAGGCGTACTTTGCGCTCGCCAGTCCATGCGTGGCGCGACTTGGCTATGGATGAGCCAGAG GTCAATCCATACTCCTTGACAATAAAGTCATCCAAAGGGGTACTCAACAAGATTATTACCCAAGCCTCGATGGAGCTTTTTGGGACCTGCGCACTTACCTCGTCAACTCGAGTCCCTAGGCCTGGCTACAAGGCATTTGTACGTGCAATTCTCGAGCGAGTTTGGGAGCGGGAGTTGCGGCGCCTTAACAGAAGCCTGGTTACGGCGGCAGAGACAAGGGACAAGTGCAAGGGCGCTTTGGAGA CTCTGACTCCAGACGTTGCGGAGAGCCCCACctgggaaaacctcaagGAAGCTAGTGTTTCCTTGAAGAAATACAAAGATCTGGTCGAATTGACTGGTGGCGAGATGGACGAATCAATCGGGAAACTGGAGAAATCATTCGAAGACGTTTGGGTTGCTTTGGGATACGTGCGTGCGGACAACGGCTTAA TTCGCCGAATCAAGGCAACAAAGAAGGCAATGTTGATGACCGAGGACGAAATGGATCGGGCGTACACCAACTACGTGGAGCTGCATTTCCCCCCGCAAAAGGAGGGCGTCAAAGAATTGACGGAAAATCTTGCTAACGCAGTGAGCTTGGAGGAGGGCGTGAATGCTAACCTTTTGGCAGGGTCGGAAGGGTCCGATATTGGTGTCTCAGAGTTTGCTAACACAAGCCTTGACGAAATGTTCCGACTACTTGGTCTTTCTTTGACGATGAGCATTCCATTCACGAGCAAAGAGTACAAGTCCCAATGGCATCAGCTGGTGGCGGTTGCGGTACAGCTCAAAGGGATGTTTACCAAGCAACTGGGCGAACAGGCTTGA